CATGCTGGATCTTGGGGTCAGAGCCAACACCTCTGAGCCTCTTGAGCCTTTTGACTCACTTCCTGATTCCTGACACGGATTCCAGCAGAGCAGCTCAGCATGCAGTGGAAATACTGGTTTTTATTATAATAGTGAAACACACACCGTTCTCATTTTTCAGTGTAAGGGGTGGTGGTCAGCGGTAGTGACAATAACACTATGAATGTACCAGAACTGTAGTTGCTCACAATGACTGAGAATTGTAGCACTAACTCAGGAATTTGATTACAGGGTTTCTTAAGTAGAAAGCGTTCAGAGTGATGTAGTTTCAAGACTTACCAGAAGACTACTTTACAGTGTCAACATGTATCACAATAGTGGCCTCATATATAGCCACATATAGCCTCACCTTTAGCTATATGTTTCAATTAAGTTAGTGGCCATTTGACAGACACTAacagtataaataaaactgtaaaatgtgctTTACCTGTTGTGGCTTTTAAGGAGTCTTTGCCACGGTTTGGGTCAGCTGGGACACCTGTATCTGGACTTGTGGGTGCCAAGTGGGTCCCATCATCCCTCTGGTCCCCTGATGAAGTTGAGGGCACTTCTGACGCGTCTGAGGCCATGTTTAAGTCTGTGatttaaaaggcatttttacttaaaaacacGCCTGCTGTTTGCCCAGACAGTATGAGGAACGAAAACCTGACACTCACTAAAACTTGCGTTGGACAACATTATTTAACCTTCCGTAATTCAAGAACTCATAGAAAACCTAACACTATTGTTAAAATAGTACATTGaacataaacatgaatatattttttaatgtttaacataCTAACCGAATAACCAAACGGTTTCGACTCCCGATCGCCCTTTGACCCTGAGTTTGTTATCGGTCTGGGaattatgggtaatgtagtgATTATTTGGCTTTCGCCGAAAAAATGCTTTTATGGAGACGTTAAACAAAGCTtagtaaaagaaaacaacccCACTGTTAGCAGATTATCTTCCCACTTTGAAAATACTCgaagatattttaaaagaaacggttaaaattaagaaaaaataagataGTTAGCGGCCATACGTCATCTGTGCTCGAGCGCGTGACTCTGCGTCACATGATCAGTTGTTGCCAGCTAGTAGCAACTGcccagaagaaaaacacaacaagaaaaGTATATAAAACCTAAATTTGAGACACAGAGAATCAtggatttttgaaaaaaaaccgCACAAGATTATACTTGTTTTTACGCCACTGGCTCAACATGCTGCCTTTTCTATAACGTCATTTTTGGACACTGCGACCAATGAATGTCCCTTTGTGAACTAGCTTTGAGTCATTTGTTAAACTTGGCTCCGCTTGAAGGTAAGCTATCTTTTATTATCAGTTGTAATAACCATGTCGTAACCCTAGTGCAACCTGTTAATTTCAGCGACAGATGTGATGACCTTCATGCAAACCCATTTAGCAcaataaacatctgaaaaatgTGTTCTCTCCCTTTTAGATGAATGCTCTGGTTGCTCTCTGTCACTTCTGTGAGCTCCATGGCCCCCGGACGTTGTTCTGCACCGAGGCATTGCACCCTCCATCCCCATCCCCTTCCTCCCAGGCAGGCCCCTCAGTGCCTGGGGACCGAGACAGAGATGGGGACCGGGAAGGTGAAGGACTGACCATGAGGGCCAACAGCTCGGccacacagagaggagaaatgtgTGAGGTGAATGGAGGAGGGAAATGTCAACTGACAATGAGTCGTATCCCTTTCTACATTGTAACACTCAAGATATAATTTTTTGGTTGCAGATGAGTCCGTTGTCTTTGTCAACTGTCTCATTGTCCTCTTCTTTTTGCCTCACAGGGATGCCGATCTCTTCCCGCATCTCACCCTGGCTTTGTGAGTATTGATGATGAGACAGGCATACGCTTTCTGAGCCACCAGCATCCTAGACAGCCACAGCTTTTCAGTGTGGTCCGCCAGGCCTGCGTACGCAGCCTCAGCTGTGAGGTAAACAGTGACGTAcgtctgcatgtatgtgtgtgtgagtcacacATCTCATGCACTAAATAAACTTAACAATTTTCTTATTCCTTTGTCTCCTCATATACTCCCtcctattttctttctttctgttttgtcaggTGTGTCCTGGACGTGAAGGGCCAATTTTCTTTGGAGATGAACAACAcggttttgtgttttcacacactTTCTTTATCAAAGACAGCCTCGCCAGGGGGTTCCAGCGTTGGTACAGTATTGTCATGGTAGCCATGGACAGGATCTACCTTATCAACTCCTGGCCTTTCCTGTTACGCCACCTTAGACTCACTATACAGAGCCTGCAAAGCACAGCCCTGAAGGTAGGctgcacacatgaacacagtcATTTTCCTCAGACAGAAATATGAAGACTTATTCTGTTGACATTCACATTTTAGTGCTCTAATATCAGAATTTCTGACCTCTCCTGGCACCGACTTCTCAAACAGGTGTTTGACAACGAGCAAGGAGTGTGCCCCCAGCGAGCAGTGAGGATGAACAGTGTGTTCTCACCGGCAGTTTTTCCACACCAAAGGAGTGGCAACGCAGCCCGGTCACTAACTTCTCTCACTCAGCATCCCAACCTCTGGGCCAGCCTGCACTCCTCCTTTAGCTGGTGAGTCAATATACTGACAGACCCACCATAACATAGAAGTCTTGGCATCTacacatcttgtttttttccacatgtaGTCACTCACCATGACATGTGGATGTGTGGTTTAACCTCGTTTCTAGGCTGCTGAAGGCCTGTGGTAGTCGTCTGACAGAGAAGCTGCTGGAGGGAGCCCCCACTGAGGACACTCTGGTGCtcatagagagacagacaggtaaactaATTGTCCTTAATTGCACATTATGCTTTTTTATTTACTATTCCGTTGCGCAAGCATTTGTATTTACATCTGTTCAACCCTATCACTGTTCAAAAACTAAAGATCAACAATTGTCCAGTGACGCAGTAAAAAAAAGGGCCTAACAGTCACCTGGGCAGTGCTTCAACATGTCTCTCCCTCTTGATGGAGGATGATATCAGCAGATGTCATGGGTTTTACACCATGTGGCGATGTTGTATCACCAGTCTGAAAAGTCTCCTGTGAAAGGCTGATTCACTTGGTCAGCCAGCTAAGAGACTCTCTGCCAGAAAAACAGGGTGATTCATTTAACCAAAACTTCaaacacaaatcaatatttaaaatCCAGATTTATACCGTGTATTTCCAAGTCAGTGCAGCTCTGTAGAATTTTACTCATCCCAGTTCTAGAGAAGTTGGGATGTCATGCAAAACATGAATAAAGCAGAATGCAATAATTTGCTGATCCTTTTATGGCACATATTCAATTGAAAACAGTACAAAGacaatatatttaatgtttaacCTTATCAACTTTATagatttttgtaaatatatgcTTATTCTGAGTTggaacacttttaaaaaaaagttgggaCAGGGGCAACAAAAGACTGGGAAAGTTGTGCAATGCTCAAAACGTCTGTTTGGAACGTTCCAGAAATAAACAGGTTAATTGGTAACAGGTGATAGTATCATGACTGGGTATAAATGGAGCATCCCTGAAAAGGCTCAGTCTTTCACAAGCAAGGATGGGGCAAGGTTCACCACTTTGTGAACAACTGCGTGGGCAAATAGTCGAACAGTTTAAGAACAATGTTTCTCAGCGCACATATGCAAGGAATTTAGGGATTTCACGATCTATAGTCCATAATATCATTAAAAGATTTAGAGAATCCGGAAAAATCTCTGCACAGGAGGGGCAAGGCCAAAAACCAACATTGAATGCCCGTTACCTTCTATCCCTCAGGTGGCACTGCATTAAAAACAAGCATCATTCTGTAGTGGATATTACTACATGGGCTCGGGAACACTTTGGAACACAATTTGTCACTTCATCCCTAAATGCAAATTAACTCCACTATGCAAAGCAAAAGCCGTATATCAACAACATCCAGAAACACTGCCTACTTCTGTGGGCCTGAGTTCATCTGAGATGGACTGACGCCAAGTGGAAAAGCGTGCTGTGGTCTGATGAGTCAacatttcaaattgtttttgGAAATCATGGATGTCGTTTCCTGCGGGCCAAAGAGGAAAAGGACCATCCAGATTGTTATCAGCGCAAAGTTCAAAAGCCAGCATCTGTGATGGTATGGGGGTGTGTTAATGCTCATGGCACTCGCACATCTGTGAAGGCGCCATTAATGCTGAAAGGTACATACAGGTTTTGTAGCAACATATGCTGCCATCCAGACGCCGTCTTTTTCAGGGACATTCTTGCTTATTTCAGCGAGACAATGGCAAGCCTCATTCTGCACATGTTACAACAGCATGGTTTCATAGTAAGGGTGCGGGTACTAGACTGGCCTGCCTGCAGTCCGGACCTGTCTCCCATTGAAAATGTGGGGCGCATTATAAAGTGCAAAATACGACAACAGAGACCCTGAACTAAACTAAAGTTGTATATCAAGCAAGAATGGGAAAGAATTTCACTTTCAAAACTTCAACAATTAGTGTCCTCAGTTCATAAACGCTTACtgagtgtttttaaaagaaaaagtgatgtAACACAGTGGTAAATATGCCCCTGTCCCAACATTTTTGGGACATGTAGCAGGTATCAAATTTAGAATGAGTGTATATTCACAAAGAAACAATTAAGTTTATAAGTTTGAACATAAAATATCTTGTCTCTGTACTGTATTCAGTTGAATATAGGTTGAGAAGGATTTGCAAATCAttgtattctatttttatttacattttaaacagcaTCCCAACTTTTTTGGAATTGGGGTTTGTAATATCCTGTTCCCTGTTAATAATGTGAGTAAATAAACACTTCTGCCACAAGTCACAGTTACAAAGTGATTTGAAAACATACTTTAAATTCAtcataataaaatacaagaaaataacttttaaaagtCATGCCATGTCATtgtaaataaattgtttttaagttCCCTTGTGTGCTGTTAGAATTAGTTTTGCAGTTAGTCACAGATAAGAGGTGACATTATACTGATTTTGATCTGGAAATTTGGCATGAGTGGGATCATGTGCACATTGCATCATATCCTATTTGTGATAAAGTGTAATAGTTTCCAGTGGAATTCCCCCACATTTGTAATGAATCTCAACGTGTaaatatttggtcattttctatttctgtttatGTTATTCTGTGCTACTAAAAGAGCAAGAAGAGGAAATGAGCTGCTGGGAGGGAGCAGAAGGAGGCGGTTCAAAGTCACAGCGACTCCAGTCAGAGAGCGAGCTGGGCCATGACTTCCTGTGTGACGATGGAAAATTAGATGACTTGCCTGGTCCAAAGTTTAGGTCACTGAGGCACTTGAGACAGGTACATTTTGGTACTTTTTGAGCTTGTGTATAATAATGTGAAACGgaaaatgacaaagtgaaaagaaaagcaagGACGATAAAGATGCTCAACCACGTTGTTTCCTCAACATTTGAGGATGGAGAGCCTTACAGTCACATTTTTACaagaattaaatgaaatgttcatGACAGCTCTGGAagtttattcacatttttatatcagCTCACTGCCTcataaccacacacatacagtatttgtgagCTGTTGTACATTACAGTTTGATTTGTTCTGCAGGTCCTCGGGGCTGCGGAGTTCCGTCAGCTTGCGTGGCACGTGCTCATGGGAAATCAGGTCATATTGAGAGGCGCAGACCCCGGGCTCATCCAATCAGCTTTTATAGTACTCAAGGTACTCTAcaatgctgctgctgagagaTAATGTTATTATGATGTAGCTAAATATGACCTATATAACACTAGTGAAATTCCTCGTTAGTTTAACAATGGTATAATA
The sequence above is drawn from the Thunnus maccoyii chromosome 10, fThuMac1.1, whole genome shotgun sequence genome and encodes:
- the flcn gene encoding folliculin isoform X1, with the protein product MNALVALCHFCELHGPRTLFCTEALHPPSPSPSSQAGPSVPGDRDRDGDREGEGLTMRANSSATQRGEMCEGCRSLPASHPGFVSIDDETGIRFLSHQHPRQPQLFSVVRQACVRSLSCEVNSDVCPGREGPIFFGDEQHGFVFSHTFFIKDSLARGFQRWYSIVMVAMDRIYLINSWPFLLRHLRLTIQSLQSTALKVFDNEQGVCPQRAVRMNSVFSPAVFPHQRSGNAARSLTSLTQHPNLWASLHSSFSWLLKACGSRLTEKLLEGAPTEDTLVLIERQTEQEEEMSCWEGAEGGGSKSQRLQSESELGHDFLCDDGKLDDLPGPKFRSLRHLRQVLGAAEFRQLAWHVLMGNQVILRGADPGLIQSAFIVLKSLLPVGCVRSVPYSAQYEEAYKCNFLGLSPDVAIPTHVSSSEFSVLVDISSERGCQISAVGEDNISSLYQFTISSANTQPTDRGPSLLNKLEVALSNENLSVDVVSHCLLCLKEEWMNKVKVLFKFSKVDGRGREDTQKVLALLGTTGPGEEDNVRLLKFWMTGLSKTYKSHLMTAVRGGERSPSQ
- the flcn gene encoding folliculin isoform X2, whose amino-acid sequence is MNALVALCHFCELHGPRTLFCTEALHPPSPSPSSQAGPSVPGDRDRDGDREGEGLTMRANSSATQRGEMCEGCRSLPASHPGFVSIDDETGIRFLSHQHPRQPQLFSVVRQACVRSLSCEVCPGREGPIFFGDEQHGFVFSHTFFIKDSLARGFQRWYSIVMVAMDRIYLINSWPFLLRHLRLTIQSLQSTALKVFDNEQGVCPQRAVRMNSVFSPAVFPHQRSGNAARSLTSLTQHPNLWASLHSSFSWLLKACGSRLTEKLLEGAPTEDTLVLIERQTEQEEEMSCWEGAEGGGSKSQRLQSESELGHDFLCDDGKLDDLPGPKFRSLRHLRQVLGAAEFRQLAWHVLMGNQVILRGADPGLIQSAFIVLKSLLPVGCVRSVPYSAQYEEAYKCNFLGLSPDVAIPTHVSSSEFSVLVDISSERGCQISAVGEDNISSLYQFTISSANTQPTDRGPSLLNKLEVALSNENLSVDVVSHCLLCLKEEWMNKVKVLFKFSKVDGRGREDTQKVLALLGTTGPGEEDNVRLLKFWMTGLSKTYKSHLMTAVRGGERSPSQ